A single window of Syntrophorhabdaceae bacterium DNA harbors:
- a CDS encoding FAD-linked oxidase C-terminal domain-containing protein produces the protein MLNQSVLSELTAIVGKDNVLTTPESLKAYSYDGTTSWIHEPDVVVFPKSTEEVSKIIKIANRDKIPVTPRGGGTNVSGGSVPIQGGIVLTMTRMNTILKIDKENLTATVEPGVVLQDLNMRLAKDGLFFPPDPQSFLGATLGGIISENAGGPACVKYGVTKQYILGVEVVLPTGEIAHLGGRTLKNVVGYDLLHIFISSEGTLGVITKAELKLNPLPQARKTIVAVYDDMTLAGETVFRILEKGVVPGKIEFVDNWVINRIEEMMPIGLPKDADAILLFEVDGIPEAVEKETEKVSSIAKQYGAKDVRVAETVDEANKYWLARRAGFAAVYGKSPTVMAEDVAVPRNKIPDLMKICKELAKKYNVEIVVLGHAGDGNLHPAILTDIKNKDHYERAVKAMDGIFEATMELGGVISGEHGIGLEKQKFFRRAVEPVVVDMMKSIKSLLDPANIMNPGKIWD, from the coding sequence ATGCTCAACCAATCTGTACTATCAGAACTCACCGCAATCGTGGGCAAGGACAACGTCCTTACTACTCCGGAGTCCTTGAAGGCCTATTCCTACGACGGAACAACCAGCTGGATTCATGAGCCCGATGTGGTGGTATTCCCAAAAAGCACGGAGGAGGTCTCGAAGATCATAAAGATCGCCAACCGCGACAAAATACCGGTGACACCGCGCGGAGGAGGCACCAACGTGAGTGGCGGATCCGTGCCCATTCAGGGGGGTATCGTCCTCACCATGACGAGGATGAACACGATCCTCAAGATCGACAAAGAGAACCTGACCGCCACCGTGGAACCGGGGGTGGTGCTCCAGGACCTGAACATGAGGCTTGCCAAGGATGGCCTTTTCTTCCCTCCTGATCCCCAGAGCTTTTTAGGCGCCACCCTGGGAGGCATTATATCGGAGAATGCCGGCGGTCCGGCCTGCGTCAAGTATGGGGTCACTAAGCAGTATATCCTGGGTGTCGAAGTGGTGTTGCCTACGGGTGAGATCGCTCACCTCGGGGGCCGCACTCTCAAGAACGTGGTGGGCTACGATCTCCTCCACATCTTTATCAGCTCGGAAGGCACGTTGGGCGTTATCACCAAAGCCGAGCTCAAGCTGAATCCGCTGCCCCAGGCAAGAAAGACTATCGTTGCTGTTTACGACGACATGACGCTCGCCGGTGAGACGGTCTTCCGGATCCTCGAAAAAGGGGTTGTGCCGGGCAAGATCGAGTTCGTGGACAACTGGGTTATTAACCGCATCGAAGAGATGATGCCCATTGGCCTGCCTAAGGACGCAGATGCCATTCTTCTCTTCGAGGTGGATGGTATTCCCGAAGCTGTTGAAAAGGAGACCGAGAAGGTGAGCAGTATCGCCAAGCAGTACGGAGCCAAGGATGTCCGCGTTGCCGAGACAGTTGACGAAGCCAATAAATACTGGCTCGCCCGTCGCGCCGGCTTTGCCGCCGTATATGGTAAGTCTCCCACGGTCATGGCTGAGGACGTGGCGGTCCCGAGAAACAAGATCCCGGACCTCATGAAGATCTGTAAAGAGCTTGCCAAGAAATACAATGTCGAGATTGTGGTACTGGGGCACGCCGGAGACGGCAATCTTCACCCAGCTATCTTAACCGACATCAAGAACAAGGATCATTACGAAAGGGCCGTCAAGGCCATGGATGGGATCTTCGAGGCTACCATGGAGCTGGGCGGCGTCATATCCGGCGAGCACGGTATCGGCCTGGAGAAGCAGAAATTCTTCCGCCGCGCTGTTGAGCCGGTGGTGGTCGATATGATGAAGAGCATCAAATCGCTCCTTGATCCGGCGAACATTATGAACCCCGGCAAAATCTGGGACTAG
- a CDS encoding class I adenylate-forming enzyme family protein, giving the protein MNIIDIVAKQARIYPKDPVIVEVKPVSGTREEIRWADFEERTSRLASGLLKKGVRKGDKVFLLGKNSARWLEVYFAILKTGAWATPLNFRFTDDDIRFCAKTAEPVGFFFDEEYAGRIGNLRGELSSVKFYVCIGAEGASGMEAMEDVLKSGSYGSSNVALEDEDECALYFTSGTTGTPKPVLIQQKSIMCTAITEATNHNLKHEDHFLMMPPMYHVAIGHMFGMIAAGGCSVLLTEQISPRFMVETIAKERISVVFLLVPWAMDLLEAFDKGELKIKDYDLGSWRLTHMGAQPIPPSLVKRLKAYFPQMEYDTNYGLSESMGPGPIHLGMENERKVGAIGKPAIMWDGKIVNEKGEDVKQGEVGEVVLKGAGVMKAYYKNPELTASIVKDGWLHTGDLGRVDEEGFIYLVDRKKDLIISGGENIYPVEVEEVILKHPKVHDVAVIGIPHERLVEVACAVIAPLEGETLTEEEIRAYCDQNLPRYKRPYRIIFDQVPRNPTGKIEKPKLREKYAKGS; this is encoded by the coding sequence ATGAATATTATTGATATTGTGGCAAAACAAGCCCGCATATATCCGAAAGATCCTGTGATCGTAGAGGTGAAACCGGTATCGGGCACGAGGGAGGAGATTCGCTGGGCGGACTTTGAAGAGAGGACGAGCAGGCTTGCCAGCGGCCTTTTAAAGAAGGGGGTTCGGAAGGGAGACAAGGTTTTCCTTCTTGGAAAGAATTCGGCAAGATGGCTCGAGGTATACTTCGCCATCCTGAAGACAGGCGCGTGGGCAACGCCGCTTAACTTCCGGTTTACTGACGATGATATCCGGTTTTGCGCGAAAACGGCGGAACCGGTGGGTTTTTTCTTCGACGAGGAATATGCGGGACGAATAGGAAACCTCCGTGGCGAACTCTCTTCCGTGAAGTTCTATGTCTGCATCGGGGCGGAAGGGGCGAGCGGGATGGAGGCTATGGAGGATGTCTTGAAAAGCGGCTCTTACGGCTCGTCGAATGTGGCCTTGGAGGACGAAGACGAGTGCGCCCTTTATTTTACGTCCGGCACCACGGGAACCCCAAAACCGGTGCTCATACAACAGAAGAGCATCATGTGCACCGCCATTACCGAAGCCACGAACCACAACCTGAAACATGAAGACCACTTTCTTATGATGCCTCCGATGTATCACGTGGCCATCGGACATATGTTTGGAATGATCGCGGCGGGCGGCTGCAGTGTGCTTTTGACCGAGCAGATTAGCCCCCGTTTCATGGTGGAGACGATAGCGAAAGAACGCATATCGGTTGTGTTCTTGCTTGTGCCTTGGGCCATGGATCTGCTCGAGGCTTTTGACAAGGGAGAACTCAAGATCAAGGACTACGATTTGGGTTCCTGGCGCTTGACCCACATGGGGGCTCAGCCCATCCCTCCGAGTCTGGTCAAACGTCTCAAGGCCTATTTTCCTCAGATGGAGTACGATACAAATTACGGCTTGAGTGAGAGCATGGGACCTGGCCCCATTCATCTGGGGATGGAGAACGAGAGAAAGGTCGGCGCTATCGGTAAACCTGCGATCATGTGGGACGGAAAGATCGTAAACGAGAAAGGAGAAGACGTAAAGCAGGGAGAGGTGGGGGAAGTGGTGTTGAAGGGCGCCGGTGTCATGAAGGCGTATTACAAGAATCCGGAATTGACCGCTTCGATCGTGAAAGACGGTTGGCTGCATACGGGCGATCTGGGCAGGGTTGACGAAGAGGGGTTCATCTACCTCGTGGATAGAAAGAAGGACCTTATCATCAGCGGGGGAGAGAATATCTATCCGGTCGAGGTGGAAGAGGTCATTCTAAAACATCCGAAGGTGCACGATGTGGCAGTTATCGGAATTCCTCACGAACGCTTGGTAGAAGTGGCCTGCGCGGTCATCGCCCCGTTAGAAGGAGAGACGCTGACCGAGGAGGAAATTCGCGCCTACTGTGACCAGAATCTGCCCCGCTACAAACGGCCGTATCGTATCATCTTCGACCAGGTACCGAGGAATCCGACCGGTAAAATAGAGAAACCAAAATTACGGGAAAAGTATGCCAAGGGATCATGA
- a CDS encoding DNA alkylation repair protein, whose product MRASDILERLEQLGSAEKAQVLQRFFKTGKGEYGEGDIFLGITVPVMRKLAGEYQALSSTETLQLLHSTIHEARLVALLILVCAFERGDDTQRKQVFDLYLANTAHVNNWDLVDLSAHRIVGPYLEGRDKSTLYALAQSRLLWDRRISVLATFYYIKRGEFGETLRVAELLLGDPEDLIHKAVGWMLREVGKRDRGVEEEFLRSHYTIMPRTMLRYAIEKFPEELRRRYLRGEMP is encoded by the coding sequence GTGAGAGCGTCGGATATACTGGAAAGATTAGAGCAACTCGGAAGCGCAGAAAAAGCGCAGGTCTTGCAGCGATTTTTCAAGACGGGCAAAGGAGAGTATGGGGAAGGGGACATCTTCCTCGGTATCACCGTGCCCGTGATGAGAAAGCTTGCCGGTGAATATCAGGCGCTTTCCTCCACAGAGACACTCCAGCTTCTCCACAGTACCATACATGAGGCAAGGCTCGTCGCGCTTCTTATTCTGGTGTGCGCATTCGAGCGCGGAGACGATACTCAGAGGAAACAAGTTTTTGACTTATATCTCGCCAATACAGCACACGTGAATAATTGGGATCTCGTAGACCTCTCAGCTCACCGCATTGTAGGCCCATATTTAGAGGGTCGAGACAAATCAACGCTTTACGCCCTCGCTCAATCCCGGCTTCTCTGGGACAGGAGAATTTCCGTGCTCGCCACATTCTATTACATAAAACGCGGGGAGTTTGGCGAAACACTCCGCGTTGCGGAACTCCTCCTCGGAGATCCCGAGGACTTGATCCATAAAGCCGTGGGCTGGATGCTCCGAGAAGTGGGTAAACGTGACAGGGGTGTCGAGGAAGAGTTTTTGAGATCACACTACACGATCATGCCGAGGACCATGCTGCGGTACGCCATCGAGAAATTTCCCGAAGAGCTGAGACGACGATACCTGCGCGGAGAAATGCCCTGA
- a CDS encoding flavin reductase family protein translates to MRDVEYMHVAEDSMNKIKEGAFLTVKSAKGLNTMTIGWASFGVIWGKPIMMVAVRSSRHTFAIIEAAEDFTVTVPAGDMRRQTAYCGSKSGRDVDKFAQCNLQTSEGRRVVSPIIKTEGRHYECAIIYKSAMNPTHFRKDYDPSLYPKKDYHTLYFGEILACYETD, encoded by the coding sequence ATGAGAGATGTAGAATACATGCATGTTGCCGAAGACAGCATGAACAAAATCAAAGAAGGTGCCTTCTTGACCGTAAAGTCCGCTAAGGGGCTAAATACGATGACCATCGGCTGGGCTAGCTTCGGGGTCATCTGGGGTAAACCGATCATGATGGTGGCAGTCCGTTCCAGCCGACACACGTTTGCGATCATCGAGGCAGCCGAAGATTTCACCGTTACGGTGCCGGCGGGCGACATGCGCAGACAGACCGCTTATTGCGGTTCAAAATCGGGCCGTGACGTGGATAAGTTCGCTCAGTGCAATCTGCAAACGAGTGAAGGCCGTCGCGTCGTATCGCCCATAATCAAAACAGAGGGGCGGCACTACGAATGCGCCATCATTTACAAATCCGCCATGAACCCGACCCATTTTCGCAAGGATTATGATCCATCCCTTTACCCGAAGAAGGATTATCACACCCTGTATTTCGGTGAGATACTGGCGTGCTATGAAACAGATTGA
- a CDS encoding dienelactone hydrolase family protein, with protein MDTMKAASRNANHRISRILIVMLFVGMFAVVCSPVCAEDSTSTAANPGPDQIVYAPANGKSGPVIIAISGQSGRTAYQPYATELAKLGYYVVLVEGKDILNPEHTGPANLTKTIERAQHAPNAIPGKVAVIGFSLGGGGALYNAANMPEAVSVVIVYYPYTRTWANNMEALVKRFKVPVLMFAGGVDHYQNCCVVESAHAMEAAAKANKAPFELVIYPEADHGFNTQFDLHAKRNPTYRSGDTQDAWRRTLEMLTRYQPVQ; from the coding sequence ATGGACACGATGAAAGCGGCCTCGAGAAATGCAAACCATCGGATTTCGCGAATTCTCATAGTTATGTTATTCGTCGGAATGTTCGCTGTCGTCTGCTCGCCGGTATGCGCGGAAGATAGTACCTCAACGGCGGCCAATCCAGGTCCCGACCAGATAGTCTACGCCCCGGCGAATGGAAAATCCGGTCCGGTGATTATAGCCATTTCCGGGCAGTCAGGCCGCACCGCGTATCAGCCCTACGCAACGGAGCTGGCCAAACTTGGATACTACGTGGTCCTAGTCGAGGGAAAAGATATCTTAAACCCGGAACACACCGGTCCCGCCAATTTGACCAAAACAATTGAGCGGGCGCAGCATGCGCCGAATGCTATCCCGGGCAAGGTAGCCGTTATAGGGTTTTCGTTGGGTGGCGGAGGCGCGCTATATAACGCAGCAAATATGCCAGAGGCAGTTTCAGTGGTCATTGTCTACTACCCGTACACCCGTACGTGGGCGAACAATATGGAAGCTCTCGTCAAACGCTTCAAGGTTCCCGTGCTGATGTTTGCAGGTGGAGTTGATCATTACCAGAACTGCTGTGTAGTGGAATCCGCGCATGCGATGGAAGCGGCCGCGAAGGCAAATAAAGCGCCGTTTGAACTGGTGATATACCCCGAGGCCGATCATGGATTCAATACCCAGTTCGATCTCCATGCCAAACGAAATCCGACCTATCGATCCGGGGACACTCAGGATGCGTGGCGTCGCACACTCGAGATGCTTACGCGTTACCAGCCGGTGCAATAG
- a CDS encoding aldo/keto reductase, with product MEQVRLGRTGLSVSRSGFGAIPIQRIGLEHAKRLLRTAYDRGINFFDTARSYTDSEEKIGFALSHVRKDIVIATKTPATDRNGALKDVETSLRNLRTDYIDIYQLHNPAALPDPSDAMSAYAALLEAKKQGKIRFIGITNHRLGLAREAIASGLYDTIQYPLSELASDADLEVIEDCRKHDLGVIAMKALAGGLLTNAAAAFAFLRQYENVVPIWGMQTESELDEFLRYEKQPPVLDKKMWQIIEQDRAALAGSFCRACGYCMPCPAGIPIPMAARMPLLLRRMPFQQFMKDEWHKQMMLIKDCQDCGHCKEQCPYHLDTPALLRAAFDDYEAFYKDHHPRD from the coding sequence ATGGAGCAAGTAAGGCTCGGTCGCACCGGTTTGTCGGTCAGCCGAAGCGGATTCGGCGCCATCCCGATCCAGAGGATCGGCCTTGAGCACGCAAAGCGTCTATTAAGGACTGCATATGATCGCGGAATAAACTTCTTTGATACGGCAAGGTCGTATACCGACAGCGAAGAGAAGATCGGGTTTGCGCTCTCGCACGTGCGGAAAGATATAGTCATTGCAACGAAAACTCCGGCTACAGATAGAAACGGTGCATTAAAGGATGTCGAAACGAGCCTACGCAACTTGCGTACAGATTATATCGACATCTATCAGCTCCACAACCCCGCAGCCCTGCCCGATCCCAGCGATGCGATGAGCGCATACGCTGCATTGCTCGAAGCAAAGAAACAGGGGAAAATCCGTTTTATCGGGATCACCAACCACCGGTTGGGGCTGGCCCGTGAGGCCATTGCATCCGGTCTGTATGATACCATTCAGTATCCCCTATCGGAGCTCGCAAGTGACGCTGATTTAGAAGTGATTGAAGACTGCCGGAAACACGATCTCGGTGTAATCGCGATGAAGGCCTTAGCGGGGGGCCTGCTCACCAATGCGGCTGCCGCCTTTGCTTTTCTGCGACAATACGAGAACGTGGTCCCCATCTGGGGAATGCAGACCGAATCGGAACTCGATGAATTCCTGCGATATGAAAAGCAGCCACCGGTATTGGACAAAAAGATGTGGCAGATCATCGAGCAGGATCGGGCCGCGCTCGCCGGATCTTTCTGTCGGGCCTGCGGCTACTGCATGCCCTGTCCGGCCGGAATTCCGATTCCCATGGCGGCCAGGATGCCATTACTTTTGAGACGCATGCCTTTTCAACAGTTTATGAAGGATGAGTGGCATAAACAGATGATGCTGATCAAGGATTGCCAGGATTGCGGGCACTGCAAAGAACAGTGTCCCTACCATCTTGATACCCCGGCGCTCCTGCGGGCGGCATTCGATGACTATGAAGCATTCTACAAGGACCACCACCCTCGGGATTAA
- a CDS encoding AEC family transporter translates to MHELPISETLSKIAPIVLSFFLGFFLKKRRLFTPEHAEIFLKLIFYVALPPLVLLSVLRTELSLELFYLPVTCIIVVLVAFPIVRSVGSRSFHLNRPSLGVFIVGPLIVNTTFVLPFLLAAYGPEAIARLSIFDVGNNIMIYSLAYYSAHRYGSDSGSRTILKVISQSPLLYALLLGLILNAAKVSLPPVCLNFFHGLADMVTPLVMLSLGIYFSPAVTRIGPTFASIAIRMAVGFFTALICVSLLGVHGLSRVVILVASAAPVGFTTLTFAAITGLNTELAASCVSYSILIGLLTTPLIIFFVSH, encoded by the coding sequence ATGCACGAGCTTCCAATCAGCGAGACCCTATCGAAAATAGCGCCCATAGTGCTCTCATTCTTTCTCGGCTTTTTCCTCAAGAAACGTCGGCTCTTTACGCCCGAACACGCCGAAATCTTTCTCAAGCTTATCTTTTATGTCGCGCTTCCTCCGCTCGTTTTGCTCTCCGTACTCCGCACGGAGCTTTCTCTCGAATTGTTCTATCTGCCAGTCACGTGCATTATCGTAGTTCTCGTGGCTTTTCCGATAGTGCGTAGCGTAGGCAGCCGGTCGTTCCACCTGAATAGGCCTTCGCTCGGCGTATTCATCGTGGGCCCGCTCATCGTCAATACCACCTTCGTTCTCCCCTTTCTCCTTGCCGCGTACGGACCGGAGGCCATAGCCCGGCTTTCTATATTCGATGTGGGCAACAACATTATGATCTACAGCCTTGCTTACTACTCGGCCCACCGGTACGGATCGGACAGCGGGTCACGTACCATTCTAAAGGTCATCTCCCAGTCGCCCCTTCTCTACGCGCTCTTGTTGGGGCTTATCCTCAACGCGGCAAAGGTTTCTCTCCCTCCCGTGTGCCTGAATTTCTTTCACGGGCTTGCCGACATGGTGACCCCGCTCGTCATGCTCTCGCTCGGCATCTATTTCAGCCCTGCGGTCACGCGGATCGGTCCCACTTTTGCGTCGATCGCCATAAGGATGGCTGTCGGATTTTTCACGGCTCTCATATGCGTATCCCTCCTCGGAGTCCACGGCCTCAGCCGTGTGGTGATTCTCGTGGCGAGCGCTGCACCTGTGGGATTCACCACGCTCACCTTTGCGGCGATCACGGGCCTCAACACGGAACTCGCTGCAAGCTGCGTTTCGTATTCGATTCTCATAGGGCTCCTCACCACTCCTCTTATCATCTTTTTCGTTTCGCATTGA
- a CDS encoding NAD-dependent succinate-semialdehyde dehydrogenase: MKKIRSVNPFTEEINGEFDLLTRQEVDRELEKSREAFPGWKALPVRTRMEYFKRLSAVLRKNAGQYAETITKEMGKPIRLSAQEIERSASICDFFAERSADFLEDEVVKTAFDMSYVTFEPLGVIFAIMPWNYPVIQLFRFAIPTIAAGNVVVLKSASNVPMCGKNIESMFSEAAFPEGVFKTLIIDSEMAMDMIRQDKVDGVSLTGSYAAGSQIGSLAGGGIKKVVLELGGSDPFIVLDDVNVDKVAQIAVQNRFVNNGQSCVAAKRFFVMESVAKAFTESFIHHLNTNVIGDPMDEKTDIGPLATKGAMADLKAMIDDARAKGATVIEGPQVPSKGYFMRPVVIVNTNQSMAIAREETFGPIAPIFVVKDEEEAIEFANATEFGLGATVWSSNLDRAEKIARRIDAGFVAVNRMVKSDPRLPFGGTKKSGIGRELSHYGIREFTNIKTVIIEKAD; this comes from the coding sequence ATGAAAAAGATACGATCGGTTAACCCATTTACTGAAGAGATCAATGGAGAATTTGATCTCTTAACCAGGCAAGAAGTTGACAGAGAGCTTGAGAAGAGCAGGGAAGCCTTTCCGGGCTGGAAGGCGCTTCCTGTTCGCACGAGAATGGAGTACTTCAAGCGCTTAAGCGCGGTCTTAAGGAAGAATGCCGGGCAATACGCCGAGACGATCACCAAAGAGATGGGTAAACCCATCAGGCTGTCCGCGCAGGAAATTGAGCGCAGCGCTTCGATTTGCGATTTCTTCGCAGAACGCTCTGCCGACTTCCTGGAAGATGAAGTCGTTAAGACGGCCTTTGACATGAGCTATGTTACATTTGAACCGCTGGGCGTGATCTTTGCTATTATGCCCTGGAATTATCCTGTCATCCAACTATTTCGATTCGCCATTCCGACCATAGCCGCCGGCAACGTGGTGGTCCTCAAATCGGCTTCAAACGTCCCCATGTGCGGCAAGAACATTGAAAGCATGTTCTCGGAGGCCGCATTTCCTGAAGGCGTTTTCAAGACGCTCATCATCGACTCCGAGATGGCCATGGATATGATCAGGCAAGATAAGGTGGACGGTGTGTCACTCACCGGAAGCTATGCGGCGGGGTCACAAATCGGATCGCTCGCCGGGGGAGGCATCAAAAAGGTCGTTCTGGAGTTAGGCGGATCCGATCCGTTTATTGTTCTCGATGACGTAAATGTTGACAAGGTAGCACAGATAGCCGTCCAAAACAGGTTTGTGAATAACGGACAGAGTTGCGTGGCCGCGAAAAGGTTTTTTGTGATGGAAAGCGTGGCCAAAGCATTCACGGAAAGTTTCATCCATCATTTGAATACAAACGTGATCGGTGATCCCATGGATGAAAAGACAGATATCGGGCCACTTGCCACCAAAGGTGCCATGGCCGATCTTAAGGCCATGATAGATGATGCCAGGGCCAAAGGAGCCACGGTGATTGAGGGCCCACAGGTGCCGTCTAAAGGATATTTCATGAGACCTGTCGTGATCGTCAACACCAATCAAAGCATGGCGATTGCCCGCGAGGAAACGTTTGGCCCCATCGCACCCATCTTTGTGGTGAAGGATGAAGAAGAAGCGATCGAGTTCGCCAATGCAACGGAATTCGGCCTCGGTGCGACTGTGTGGAGCTCTAACCTCGATCGGGCCGAGAAGATTGCCCGGAGGATCGACGCCGGATTTGTTGCGGTTAACAGAATGGTAAAGTCAGACCCACGGCTACCTTTCGGAGGTACCAAGAAATCAGGCATCGGAAGGGAGCTTTCGCATTACGGCATCAGAGAGTTCACCAACATCAAAACGGTTATTATTGAGAAGGCGGATTAA
- a CDS encoding alcohol dehydrogenase catalytic domain-containing protein translates to MKAIVKPTPEAGVLEVKDLPVPDVGPGEVLVKMGAAGICYSDVMIYKGSYKGRVPVPSPMIMGHEGAGIVAAVGKGVEGLKTGDKVGLNPLWGCGQCEPCVNGQPNMCLNWRHLGITCDGTFAEYRVVPAFVAYKLPDSISMVDAAFLEPITLAVRTLEHVKPMLGDTVAIIGPGSIGMFHLQAFKSAGAAVTIVIGLEQDAKRLKIAKQLGADHIINGSKEDVVKRVKELTNGLGCDIVVEAANHPSTVGQSIDLAAAYGRVMLFGLYHEATFSPLNLMRSGLTVFGDVAVTPKWYKRAIRWVEYKKVTAEPMVSGKFGLSQAKEAFDAFHAGDTVKVLFEM, encoded by the coding sequence ATGAAGGCTATCGTAAAACCTACACCTGAAGCCGGAGTTTTGGAAGTGAAGGATCTGCCCGTGCCGGATGTGGGTCCCGGCGAGGTGCTCGTGAAGATGGGCGCCGCTGGCATCTGCTATAGTGACGTGATGATTTATAAGGGCAGTTACAAGGGCAGGGTGCCAGTGCCGAGCCCCATGATTATGGGTCACGAAGGTGCAGGCATTGTCGCAGCGGTGGGTAAAGGTGTTGAAGGCTTGAAGACAGGGGACAAGGTTGGCCTGAATCCGCTCTGGGGTTGTGGGCAATGCGAACCCTGCGTGAATGGTCAGCCAAACATGTGTCTCAACTGGCGCCATCTCGGCATTACCTGTGACGGCACGTTTGCCGAGTACAGGGTTGTCCCGGCCTTTGTTGCCTATAAACTGCCGGATAGTATCTCTATGGTAGACGCAGCCTTTCTCGAACCGATCACCCTTGCTGTGAGAACACTGGAGCATGTGAAGCCGATGCTTGGCGATACGGTCGCCATTATCGGCCCGGGCTCCATTGGCATGTTTCACCTTCAGGCATTCAAGTCAGCCGGCGCGGCCGTGACGATCGTTATCGGCCTCGAGCAAGACGCGAAGCGGTTGAAAATTGCAAAGCAGCTTGGCGCTGACCACATCATCAATGGAAGCAAGGAGGATGTGGTAAAACGGGTGAAAGAGCTGACGAACGGTCTGGGGTGCGATATTGTGGTCGAGGCTGCGAACCATCCTTCTACTGTGGGGCAGTCCATCGACCTTGCGGCCGCCTACGGACGGGTGATGCTGTTCGGCCTCTACCATGAGGCCACATTCAGCCCTTTAAACCTTATGCGAAGCGGGCTCACCGTCTTTGGCGACGTGGCGGTCACACCCAAGTGGTACAAGAGAGCGATCCGCTGGGTGGAGTACAAGAAAGTCACGGCCGAGCCCATGGTTTCCGGCAAGTTCGGACTCAGTCAGGCCAAAGAGGCGTTCGATGCATTCCACGCCGGCGACACGGTAAAGGTGCTTTTCGAGATGTAA